The sequence below is a genomic window from Massilia oculi.
GCTTCGGCCTCGTCGACCCGCACGTAGCCGCCGGCATTGACGATCGCCCACGGCTTGAAGCGCACGATCGCCGCTTCCACCGAGGCCGGATCGGTGATGTCCATCTCCTGGCGCGTCAGCACGTGGCAGGCCAGGTTGCGCTTCTCGCAGATGCGCTTGAAGCTCGACCCCAAGGTGCCGCTGGCGCCCGAGATCAGGATCGGCTGCACGGGGGTCGACTTGAACTGGCTGCGCACGGCGATGTCGGCCACCGCCGTGCGGGTCGCGACCGGCTTGCACCAGAACCGGCCCGGCCGGCGCCACCAGCCTTCGCCCTGCAGCACCGGATTGGACAGCGGACGCTTGCTGGCCAGCTCGCGCATCAGGGTGGCGAGCGCGGTCGGCCGCGGCGCCGGGCCGCGCACGTCGAACGGGCCCGGCTCGTAGTAGCCGCGGCATTCGGTCACCAGGCAGTTCCAGTCGAAGGAGCCGAGCAGGGCCCATACCGTGACCGCGCGCACGTCGGCGCCTTGCTGGCGCGCCTTGAGCGCGGCGTTCCAGATCTCGAGCAGCCAGCGCATCTGGTCTTCGCGGTTGGCGTCGATATGGGCTTCGGTGACCGCGATCGGCAGGCCATAGCGTTCCCAGGTTTCCATCAGCAGCGGGCCGATGCCCGGCGTCGGCGTGGCCAGCGCGCGCGGCGCCTCGATGTCGGCGTGCGGCACGCCGCGAAACACGTGGCGATGGGTCTCCGGATAGCGTTCGGGACGATGGTCGAGCCAGCGCTCGCTGGTGATGTAGTAGTTCACGCCGATCACGTCGGGCGGGCAGGGGTTGTCGCGGAACCAGCGCAGCTCTTCCTCGCCCGCGCCGGAGTCGCGCAGGTAAGTCCACAGCTTGTGGTGCTCGTCGATCGTCCCGCACAGCAGGTCCCAGGCCAGCCAGCGGCGCTCGTTGAAGAAGCCGCTGATCTCTTCCATCTCGGGCGTGCCATAGGTCTTCGACAGGTCGTCGGTCTGGACCAGTTTGGCATGGGGATTGACGGCGCGGATCGCGCGCATCGACAGCACGGTGGCGCGGCACTGCACCAGCAGGGCGCGGATGAAGGTGGCTTCGTCGCCGCCATGCGGATACCAGACCCCGGCCAGGCCCGAGAAGCGCGCCGTGGTGCAGATCTCGTTGACCGGCGTGTAGTATTCGACCCAGGGATAGCGCGCCGCCACCGCGCCGGCGTAGTCGGCCAGCAGCTCGGGGAAGGCGGGATCGACCAGGCTGGTGTGGCGCGGGCCGCTGCCGTGGTGGACCAGGCCCACGATCGGATTGATGCCCAGCTGGCGCAGCGCCAACAGGCGCTCGTCAGGCCACGACCAGTCGGCCTTGTCGACGCCGTCGGGAGCGGTGCGTTCCCACAATACCGGATAGCGGATCGCCCCGATGCCGAGGGAAGCGAAGCGTTCGATGTCCTGCAGGCGGCCGGCGTGGCCATTGCGGTCCATCTGGCTGAAGTAATTGTCGCGTACGCGGTTGACCGTGCATTCGAGACCGCCCCACAGGGCAAGGTCTTGCGTGGAAGGGCCGGTTGAAATATTCATGAAGTCGGTACCTGCGTAATGAACACAGATGCCAGCCTAACGGCCCGATGCGAGCGCTTATGTGAAGTGGCCCACACAATCGGCTTTTTTCGGACAAATCCTACTTTCTGTCGGCATTAAAATGGCGGCACGTTCAGCAAGGAGAATAGCGATGTATATGGTGTACTGGACCGTCGTCGGCGCCACCGCGAGCGCGCCCCATGCCCGGCCTTTCGACACCAGCGAGATGGTGCCGGCGATGCGGTTCATGGAAGAGCTGCGCCAGCGCCAGCGCGCCGGCGAAGGCGTGCGCTTCATCACCATGTGCTCGGAGCATCCGGACATGGTGGGCCATCCCGGCGTGGACGTCACCGGCCCCGGTTACGACTGGAAGAAGCGGCGCCGCTAGCGGGGAAGGCGGCTCTTGAGGATCTTGCCGCTCGGCGCCGCCGGCAGCGCGTCCATGAACACGATGCGGGCCGGGCGCTTGTAGGGCGCCAGGCGCGGTAGCAGCCAGGCCTGCAGCGTCGCCTCGTCGACCCCGCGCGCCTCGACGAAGGCCACCACTTCTTCCTCGGCCGCCGGCAGCGGGCGGCCCACCACGGCCGACTGCACGACCGCCGGATGCGCGTTCAGCGCCATCTCGACCTCCACCGGGTAGACGTTGAAGCCGGAGCGGATGATCAGCTCGCGCGTGCGGCCCAGCAGGAACATGGCGCCGTCGGGATCCTGGCGCGCCAGGTCGCCGGTGGCCAGCCAGCCGCCTGGCTTCAGCGCGGCCGCGGTGGCGGCCGGATCGCGGTAGTAGCCGCGCATCCGGCCCGGACCGCGCATCCACAGTTCGCCCGCCTCGCCCGGCCCGGCCTCGAGGCCGTCGCGCCTCATGATGCGCACCTCGGCGCCGGGAATCGGCAGGCCGACCGCGCTGTCGGCGCGCGGCGCGTCGAGCCGGGTCTGGCTGACGGTGGGGCCGCCTTCGGTCAGGCCGTAGCCGTTGTGCAGGGGCAGGCCGAACAAGGCCTCGACCGCGCGCTTGAGGACGGGATCGAGCGGCGAGCCGCCGGCGTAGCAAAAGCGCAGGCGCGACGGAATCGGCGTGGCGCCACCATCCGCCTGCGCCTGCGCCAGCAGGCGCGCATACATTGCCGGCACGCCCTGCACGACCGTCAGTTCGCCCGCGCGGATCGAGGCCAGCAGGGCGCAAGCGTTGAAGCGCGGCGCCAGCCGCAGGCAGGCGCCCGCGTACAGGGTGCCGAGCAGCACCGAAGCCAGGCCGTAGACGTGCGAGAACGGCAGGGCGCCCCAGGCGCGGTCGCCAGGGGTCAGGCCGCGCAGGCGGCTCGAGGTGGCGGCCACGTACAGCAGGCCGGCGTGGCTGAGCATCACGCCTTTTGGCTGGCCGGTGGTGCCGGTGGTGTAGACCAGGGCCGCGACCTGGTCGCCGCCGGCGTCCACCGGCTCGGGCGCGCAGGCATCGATCAGCGGGCCGGCCAGCAGGCCGTCCACGCCGTCGGTGCAGGGCAGGGCGCCGGCGCGCGCCGCGTGCCGCGCGGCATCCGCCGAATTGCCCGTCACATAGAGCACGCGGCGCGCGCCGCTGTGCGCCCGCATGGTTTCCAGCTCGCCCTCGCTCAGGCGCGCGTTGACGCTGACGCTCCAGGCGTCGATGGCGGCGGCGGCGAACAGCAGCGCCACCTGGGCCACGCCGTTCTCGGCCACCACCATCACGCGGTCGCCGGGACGCACGCCGAGTTCGCGCAGCAGCGCCGCGCAGGCATCGGCGATGTCCGCCAGCTGCGCGTACGACCATGCGCGGCCGTCCTCGATCAGCGCCGGGTCGTCCGGGGCGCGGGCGGCGCCGTGGCGCAGGATGTCGCTGATGCGGCGATAGTCAGTGGAATGCATGACGGTGAGTGGATCGACAGGGGCAGATGTTATACCGCCTGGCGCGGCGCATCGCAAGCGAACTTGCATGAAAGTAAATGGTTTCAGCCGTGCGCCGTCCCTGGAGGTTTATACTGTTCTTGTAAAACCGCCAACAACCGACAGGAGACAGTGTCTTGGCCAGGAAGGACGCAAGCGGCAACGGGGTGCACAGCGTGATGCGCAGCGATGCGCGCAATGGGTCTCGAGCCGGGCGGCCGGCGCTGTCCGAGGCGCGCGCCGTCCTGACCCACGAGGTGCTGGCCATCGACGAGCGCGGACGCCGTTCCACCATCGCCATCCCGGCCGAACGGCCGCTGACGATCTACGTCGACCGGCGCGAACTGGTCACCCTGATGACCCTGGGCGGCGCGCCCGAGGCGCTGGTGCTGGGCTACCTGCGCAACCAGCGCCTGGTGCGCGCACTGGAAGACCTCGTGTCGATCCAGGTCGACTGGTCGGTGGACGCGGTGGCCGTGGTCACCCGCCACGGCATCGACGACGTCGAGGCGCGCACCGCGAAGAAGGTGGTCACGACCGGCTGCGGCCAGGGCTCGGTGTTCGGCGGCCTGATGGACGAGGTGGACCGGATCGCGCTGCCCGCCGACGCGCGCCTGGCGCAAGCGAGCGTCTACCGCATCGTCGACACCATCCGAACCCAGCAGTCTGTGTACAAGCAGGCCGGCTCGGTGCACGGCTGCGCGCTGTTCACGGGCGACGGACAATTGCTGTACTTCGTCGAGGACGTGGGCCGCCACAACGCGGTCGACGCCATCGCCGGCCTGATGTGGCTCGACGGCGTCGATGGCGCCGACAAGGTGTTCTATACCACCGGCCGGCTCACGTCCGAGATGGTGATCAAGGGCGCCCAGATGGGCATTCCCTTCCTGCTGTCGCGCTCCGGCACGACGCAGATGGGCCAGATGGTGGCCGAGCGGGTCGGCATGTCGCTGCTGGCGCGCTGCAGCGGACGCCATTTCCTGCTGCTGGCCGGGCATGAACGCCTGGTGTTCGAGCCGCAGCTGCTGGATACGCCCTACGTTCGTCCCGACCTGCGCGCCGACACCGAACTCCGCGAGTAATGGCGCTGCTGGACGCCACCGCGCACGCCTTCGCGCTGCTGTTCAGCGGCGACCCGGCGCTGTGGCACATCGTCTGGATCTCGATCAAGACCAGCCTGCTGGGCCTGATGCTGGCCACGCCGCCGGCGGTGCTGCTCGGCTACCTGATCGCCATGCACCGTTTTCCGGGGCGCCGCATCGCGGTCTGGCTGGCCCAGGCCGCGCTGTCGCTGCCCACCGTCCTGATCGGCCTGCTGCTCTACCTGATGCTGTCGCGGCGCGGGCCGCTGGGCGGGCTAGAATGGCTGTTCTCGCAGCCGGGCATCGTGCTGGGGCAACTCATCATTGGCCTCCCGGTGCTGCTGGCCTTCACGCTGGCGGCGGTGCAGGCGCTCGACCCGCGCTACGCCGAGACCGCGATCGCCCACGGCGCTTCGCGCATGCGCGTGATGTTCACCGTGCTGCACGAGGCCCGTTATGGCGTGATGGCGGCCGTGATCAGCGGCTTCGGGCGCGTGATCTCGGAAGTCGGCTGCGCGCTGATGGTGGGCGGGAATATCGAGGGCGAGACCCGCACCATTACCACCGCGATCGCGCTCGAGACCAGCAAGGGCGATTTCGCCCAGGGCATCGCGCTGGGCATCGTGCTGGTGACGCTGGCGCTGCTGATGAACGGCGTGCTGGTGCTGCTGCAGGGCGAGGCGCACAATCCGGGAGCACGCTTATGACGGCGCTATTGACCGTGCACGGCCTGCGCAAGGCCTACGGCGAGCGCCTGCTGTTCGACGTCGCCCGGCTCGACATCGAGAAAGGCGGCGCCTACGTGCTGACCGGCGCCAACGGCACCGGAAAAAGCACGCTGCTGCGCATGCTCGGCGGCCTGGAACGGTGCGATGCCTGCACGGTCGAGTTCGAAGGCAGCCGCCTGCCGCTGTACCCGTATCCACCGGCGCTGCGGCGCGGCATCGTCTACGTGCACCAGCATCCGATCATGTTCTCGACCAGCGTCGGCCATAACATCGCCTACGGCCTGCTGGCGCGCGGTGTGGACAGGCAGCTGGTGCGCGGCCTGGTCGACGAGGCGATGGCCTGGGCCGGCGTGCTGCACCTGCGCGACAACGATCCGGCCCGCCTGTCGGGCGGCGAGAAGCAGCGCGTGGCGCTGGCGCGCGCGCGCGTGCTGCAGCCGCGCCTGCTGCTGCTGGACGAACCGACGGCCAACCTCGACGGCGCGGCGCGCGAGCAGGTGATCGGGCTGATCCCGACCCTGGTCGGGCAGGGCGGCAGCGTGGTGATGGCCTGCCATGACCGCGACCTGATCAACCTGCCCGGCGTGCGGCGGCTCAAGCTGCGCGACGGGCAACTCGAAGTACGATAACCCAGGGAGATCAACATGCAACGCCGTTCACTGCTCGCCGTCTTGTCATGCGCCGCCTTCGCCTCGCCATGGGCGCTGGCGCAGGAAGTGATCAAGCTGTCGACCACCACCAGCACCGAGAACTCGGGCCTGCTCAAGCACCTGCTGCCGGTGTTCGAAGCGAAAACCAATACCAGGGTCCACGTGATCTCGGTCGGCACCGGCAAGGCGCTCGAACTGGCGAAGAACGGCGACGTCGACGTGACCCTGGTCCATGCGCGCGCGATGGAAGACAAGTTTGTCGAGGAAGGCTGGGGCGTGGACCGGCGCGACGTGATGTACAACGACTTCATCGTGGTCGGT
It includes:
- a CDS encoding ABC transporter permease — translated: MALLDATAHAFALLFSGDPALWHIVWISIKTSLLGLMLATPPAVLLGYLIAMHRFPGRRIAVWLAQAALSLPTVLIGLLLYLMLSRRGPLGGLEWLFSQPGIVLGQLIIGLPVLLAFTLAAVQALDPRYAETAIAHGASRMRVMFTVLHEARYGVMAAVISGFGRVISEVGCALMVGGNIEGETRTITTAIALETSKGDFAQGIALGIVLVTLALLMNGVLVLLQGEAHNPGARL
- a CDS encoding formate dehydrogenase accessory sulfurtransferase FdhD, yielding MRSDARNGSRAGRPALSEARAVLTHEVLAIDERGRRSTIAIPAERPLTIYVDRRELVTLMTLGGAPEALVLGYLRNQRLVRALEDLVSIQVDWSVDAVAVVTRHGIDDVEARTAKKVVTTGCGQGSVFGGLMDEVDRIALPADARLAQASVYRIVDTIRTQQSVYKQAGSVHGCALFTGDGQLLYFVEDVGRHNAVDAIAGLMWLDGVDGADKVFYTTGRLTSEMVIKGAQMGIPFLLSRSGTTQMGQMVAERVGMSLLARCSGRHFLLLAGHERLVFEPQLLDTPYVRPDLRADTELRE
- a CDS encoding ABC transporter ATP-binding protein, encoding MTALLTVHGLRKAYGERLLFDVARLDIEKGGAYVLTGANGTGKSTLLRMLGGLERCDACTVEFEGSRLPLYPYPPALRRGIVYVHQHPIMFSTSVGHNIAYGLLARGVDRQLVRGLVDEAMAWAGVLHLRDNDPARLSGGEKQRVALARARVLQPRLLLLDEPTANLDGAAREQVIGLIPTLVGQGGSVVMACHDRDLINLPGVRRLKLRDGQLEVR
- a CDS encoding class I adenylate-forming enzyme family protein, producing MHSTDYRRISDILRHGAARAPDDPALIEDGRAWSYAQLADIADACAALLRELGVRPGDRVMVVAENGVAQVALLFAAAAIDAWSVSVNARLSEGELETMRAHSGARRVLYVTGNSADAARHAARAGALPCTDGVDGLLAGPLIDACAPEPVDAGGDQVAALVYTTGTTGQPKGVMLSHAGLLYVAATSSRLRGLTPGDRAWGALPFSHVYGLASVLLGTLYAGACLRLAPRFNACALLASIRAGELTVVQGVPAMYARLLAQAQADGGATPIPSRLRFCYAGGSPLDPVLKRAVEALFGLPLHNGYGLTEGGPTVSQTRLDAPRADSAVGLPIPGAEVRIMRRDGLEAGPGEAGELWMRGPGRMRGYYRDPAATAAALKPGGWLATGDLARQDPDGAMFLLGRTRELIIRSGFNVYPVEVEMALNAHPAVVQSAVVGRPLPAAEEEVVAFVEARGVDEATLQAWLLPRLAPYKRPARIVFMDALPAAPSGKILKSRLPR
- a CDS encoding family 1 glycosylhydrolase; the protein is MNISTGPSTQDLALWGGLECTVNRVRDNYFSQMDRNGHAGRLQDIERFASLGIGAIRYPVLWERTAPDGVDKADWSWPDERLLALRQLGINPIVGLVHHGSGPRHTSLVDPAFPELLADYAGAVAARYPWVEYYTPVNEICTTARFSGLAGVWYPHGGDEATFIRALLVQCRATVLSMRAIRAVNPHAKLVQTDDLSKTYGTPEMEEISGFFNERRWLAWDLLCGTIDEHHKLWTYLRDSGAGEEELRWFRDNPCPPDVIGVNYYITSERWLDHRPERYPETHRHVFRGVPHADIEAPRALATPTPGIGPLLMETWERYGLPIAVTEAHIDANREDQMRWLLEIWNAALKARQQGADVRAVTVWALLGSFDWNCLVTECRGYYEPGPFDVRGPAPRPTALATLMRELASKRPLSNPVLQGEGWWRRPGRFWCKPVATRTAVADIAVRSQFKSTPVQPILISGASGTLGSSFKRICEKRNLACHVLTRQEMDITDPASVEAAIVRFKPWAIVNAGGYVRVDEAEADLDRCMRENTLGPTVLALACIRHALRFMTYSSDLVFDGAKEQPYVESDAANPLNAYGRSKLEAEQRVLEADPQALVIRTSAFFGPWDQHNFVTQALNALDVGLPFQAAHDATVSPTYVPDLVNVSLDLLIDRERGIWHLTNGEALSWAELARRACAAAGVSSERLQEVSVEEYGYAARRPGYSAMSSERGLLLPSLDDALKRYVEAVQDRANGHSLGHEHAGEAAHYAR